In one window of Maribacter sp. BPC-D8 DNA:
- a CDS encoding gluconokinase, with product MVKKQILFLMGVSGSGKSTIGKLLADKLQFPFFDGDSFHPEANVKKMKEGHPLNDNDRQGWLEKLNEVGIENLSTGAVIVCSSLKQKYRTILGKNLENNHQFVYLEGSFELINARLSERKNHYMPAGLLQSQFDDLETPLDALTVSIDQTPDEIVSDIIEKL from the coding sequence ATGGTTAAAAAACAGATCTTATTTTTAATGGGAGTTTCAGGTAGCGGAAAATCTACTATTGGTAAGCTACTGGCTGATAAATTACAATTCCCATTTTTTGATGGCGATAGTTTTCACCCAGAAGCGAACGTTAAAAAAATGAAAGAAGGTCACCCATTAAACGATAATGATCGCCAGGGCTGGTTAGAAAAACTCAACGAAGTTGGTATTGAAAACTTATCTACTGGTGCGGTGATTGTATGCTCTTCCCTGAAACAAAAGTATAGAACCATACTAGGCAAAAACCTAGAGAATAATCATCAATTTGTTTATTTAGAAGGTAGTTTTGAGCTTATCAACGCTAGATTGAGCGAACGAAAGAACCATTACATGCCTGCGGGATTATTACAGTCTCAATTCGATGACCTTGAAACTCCCTTAGATGCCCTTACAGTTTCTATCGATCAAACTCCCGATGAGATTGTGAGCGATATTATAGAAAAGCTATAG
- the miaA gene encoding tRNA (adenosine(37)-N6)-dimethylallyltransferase MiaA: protein MNKILISVVGPTAIGKTKLAILLAQHYKTEIISADSRQFFKEMNIGTAVPSSEELAQADHHFIQHKSITEEYTVGDFERETIQKLSDLFKVHDVVIMVGGSGLYVNAVTDGLNTFPAIDPSIREKLNLELAENGIRPLQKKLKQLDPIYFEKVDIYNPQRVIRALEVAIGSGSPYSSFLNKPKADREFKVLSVGLKAERPLIYERINERVDLMFEAGLLEEAKGLLSHKDYNALQTVGYKELFKYFDGEWTLDFAISEIKKNTRRFAKRQLTWFLRNKNTQWVEYDYDPKTLLPEIDTDIENLKNG, encoded by the coding sequence ATGAATAAAATACTTATATCGGTAGTAGGCCCTACAGCCATTGGTAAGACCAAATTGGCAATACTTTTAGCCCAGCATTATAAAACAGAAATCATATCAGCTGATTCTAGACAGTTTTTCAAAGAAATGAATATTGGTACTGCTGTACCTAGTTCAGAAGAGCTAGCGCAAGCTGATCATCATTTTATACAGCACAAAAGCATTACAGAAGAATACACCGTCGGTGATTTTGAACGGGAAACTATTCAAAAACTATCCGACCTTTTTAAAGTACATGATGTAGTAATTATGGTTGGTGGTAGCGGACTTTATGTAAATGCAGTTACTGATGGCTTAAACACCTTTCCTGCAATAGACCCATCTATTCGTGAAAAGTTAAATTTAGAACTAGCTGAAAATGGTATAAGACCACTACAAAAGAAACTAAAGCAACTAGATCCTATATATTTTGAAAAGGTAGACATCTATAATCCTCAAAGAGTTATTAGAGCATTAGAAGTTGCTATTGGTAGTGGCAGCCCCTATTCTTCGTTTTTAAACAAACCAAAAGCAGATAGAGAATTTAAAGTCTTATCTGTCGGACTGAAAGCTGAACGCCCCTTAATATATGAACGTATTAATGAACGTGTAGACTTAATGTTCGAAGCCGGACTCTTAGAAGAGGCAAAAGGATTGTTATCGCACAAAGATTATAACGCCTTGCAAACGGTTGGTTACAAAGAGCTTTTTAAGTATTTTGACGGTGAATGGACTTTAGATTTTGCTATATCTGAGATTAAGAAAAACACCCGAAGATTTGCTAAAAGACAATTGACGTGGTTTTTAAGAAACAAAAATACTCAGTGGGTTGAATATGATTACGACCCTAAAACACTATTACCTGAAATTGATACTGATATTGAAAATTTAAAAAATGGTTAA
- a CDS encoding ion transporter, whose amino-acid sequence MKEDEKLSPWKRKIHEIIYEADTPMGKFFDIVLFVIIIFSVILIMLESVKAIDAEYHEILFVLEWIVTIFFTIEYIARIISIKKPSHYIFSFYGIIDFLSTIPLYISYIFAGSQVLLAVRAFRLLRVFRILKLARFLGEASQLKRALKASRAKITVFLFAVLIASVMMGTLMYLIEGDEAGFTSIPTSIYWTIVTLTTVGYGDIAPITPQGQAIATIIMLLGYGIIAVPTGMVTAEFSKQNQEDTSNLRDSGKYVHINTQSCPTCSKEGHRDDATHCYNCGSILNE is encoded by the coding sequence TTGAAGGAAGACGAAAAACTATCACCCTGGAAACGTAAAATTCATGAAATAATTTATGAAGCAGATACCCCTATGGGTAAATTCTTCGATATTGTTCTTTTCGTTATTATCATTTTCAGTGTTATTCTAATCATGCTCGAAAGTGTCAAAGCTATCGATGCCGAATATCATGAAATTCTTTTTGTATTAGAATGGATAGTCACCATCTTCTTTACCATTGAATATATCGCTCGTATTATTTCTATTAAAAAACCAAGCCATTATATTTTTAGTTTTTACGGAATCATAGATTTCCTATCTACCATTCCGTTATACATATCTTATATTTTTGCAGGATCACAAGTTCTTTTGGCCGTTCGTGCATTTAGATTACTACGTGTATTTCGTATCTTAAAACTTGCTCGTTTTCTTGGGGAAGCCTCGCAATTAAAAAGAGCCTTAAAAGCCAGTAGAGCAAAAATTACCGTTTTTCTATTTGCCGTACTTATTGCTTCGGTGATGATGGGTACGCTCATGTACCTAATAGAAGGTGATGAAGCTGGATTTACTAGCATACCCACAAGTATCTATTGGACCATCGTTACACTTACCACAGTAGGTTATGGCGATATTGCACCAATTACCCCACAGGGGCAAGCAATTGCTACTATTATTATGCTCTTAGGTTATGGCATCATTGCCGTACCGACAGGGATGGTTACAGCTGAATTTTCAAAACAAAACCAAGAAGACACATCTAATTTAAGGGATTCTGGTAAATACGTACACATAAACACTCAATCCTGCCCAACATGTAGCAAAGAAGGTCATAGAGACGACGCTACTCATTGTTATAATTGCGGATCCATATTAAATGAATAA
- a CDS encoding exonuclease domain-containing protein, with amino-acid sequence MYAILDIETTGGKFNEEGITEIAIHKFDGQKVVDKFISLVNPERDIQPFVVKLTGINSKMLRTAPKFYEVAKRIIEITEDTVIVAHNAQFDYRILRTEFRRLGYNFERKTLCTVDLSKLLLPDAESYSLGKLVRSLGIPVSDRHRANGDALATIKLFKLLLAKDSEKIIIKDTIRKETQGELSEKQLDIVRDLPNKTGVFYMHNKDGDIIHLSKSSDIKKRVNQIFTKTNDKSRKLTKDTKKVTFELTGNELVAILKEHEELLKLRPKYSTIPKKRMYSHAICKSVNENGYFSLEIKPYRECKEPLGLFNGVFSAKNYLYKITKEFDLCEKVNGISEARNNCSGYDEGNCKGACINKEDVEEYNKRVIAATAKNNINGKNIVVVDKGREIGEQSAILIKNGSLVGFGFYDLNYQINNIHILESIITPMNGTRDANYLIESYLRKKRVLKIIEIND; translated from the coding sequence ATGTACGCAATTTTAGATATTGAAACTACTGGAGGAAAATTTAATGAAGAGGGAATCACTGAAATTGCTATTCACAAATTCGACGGTCAAAAAGTAGTTGACAAATTTATAAGCTTAGTAAATCCTGAGAGGGACATACAACCATTTGTTGTTAAACTTACTGGCATCAACAGTAAAATGCTTAGAACAGCGCCTAAATTTTATGAGGTAGCAAAGCGTATTATCGAAATTACAGAAGATACAGTTATCGTAGCGCACAATGCCCAGTTCGATTACCGAATTTTGAGAACAGAATTTAGACGTTTAGGTTATAATTTTGAACGTAAAACCCTTTGTACTGTTGACCTTTCTAAATTATTATTACCCGATGCAGAATCTTATAGTTTAGGAAAGCTAGTTAGATCATTAGGTATACCCGTAAGTGATCGCCACAGAGCTAATGGTGATGCCCTGGCAACCATCAAATTGTTTAAATTATTACTTGCCAAAGACTCTGAAAAAATTATCATAAAAGATACTATTAGAAAAGAAACCCAAGGTGAGCTCTCTGAAAAACAATTAGATATTGTAAGAGATTTGCCGAATAAAACGGGCGTCTTTTATATGCATAATAAAGATGGAGATATTATTCACCTCAGTAAATCGAGTGATATAAAAAAGAGGGTCAATCAAATCTTCACCAAAACAAATGATAAATCAAGAAAGCTAACTAAAGACACTAAAAAAGTTACTTTTGAACTTACAGGTAATGAACTAGTTGCCATTTTAAAGGAACACGAAGAGCTATTAAAGCTTAGACCTAAGTATAGTACCATTCCTAAAAAAAGAATGTACAGTCATGCCATTTGTAAAAGCGTAAATGAAAACGGTTATTTCTCGTTAGAAATTAAACCTTACAGAGAATGCAAAGAGCCACTAGGGCTTTTTAACGGAGTATTCAGTGCCAAGAATTATTTATATAAAATTACGAAAGAGTTTGACTTATGCGAGAAAGTAAACGGTATTAGCGAAGCTCGAAATAATTGCTCTGGGTATGACGAAGGCAACTGCAAAGGTGCATGTATAAATAAAGAAGATGTAGAAGAATACAATAAACGTGTTATAGCTGCAACTGCCAAAAACAATATTAATGGTAAGAATATTGTGGTAGTAGATAAGGGGCGAGAAATTGGAGAACAAAGTGCTATTTTAATCAAAAATGGCTCTTTGGTCGGATTCGGATTCTATGATCTTAACTATCAAATAAATAATATTCATATCTTAGAAAGCATAATCACCCCTATGAACGGTACTCGCGATGCTAATTATCTTATTGAATCTTATTTAAGAAAAAAAAGAGTACTTAAAATAATAGAAATAAACGATTAG
- a CDS encoding YggS family pyridoxal phosphate-dependent enzyme, which yields MSIKENLLTIKKNIPDTVTLVAVSKTKPMSYIQEAYDEGQRVFGENRVQEMTEKWENMPKDIEWHMIGHLQRNKVKYMAEYVSLVHGVDSPRLLAEINKQAEKHNRVISCLLQVHIAEEDTKFGFNEEELLDLVANEEFKAFKNVKIVGLMGMATFTDNMDQVRREFASLKSLFTKLKSNYADFTTLSMGMSGDYNIAIEEGSTMVRIGSSIFGSRN from the coding sequence ATGTCTATAAAAGAAAATCTATTAACCATTAAAAAGAACATTCCCGATACAGTAACTTTGGTTGCCGTATCGAAAACGAAACCCATGTCATACATTCAAGAAGCGTATGATGAGGGACAACGTGTTTTTGGAGAAAACAGAGTTCAAGAAATGACTGAAAAGTGGGAGAATATGCCAAAAGATATTGAATGGCATATGATCGGACATTTACAACGTAACAAAGTCAAATATATGGCTGAATACGTTTCTTTGGTACACGGTGTTGATAGCCCTAGATTATTGGCAGAAATAAACAAACAAGCAGAAAAACACAACAGAGTTATTTCATGTTTATTACAAGTACACATTGCAGAAGAGGACACGAAATTCGGGTTTAACGAAGAAGAACTACTTGATTTAGTAGCTAACGAAGAATTCAAAGCTTTCAAAAATGTGAAAATCGTAGGGTTAATGGGTATGGCAACCTTTACCGATAACATGGATCAAGTGCGTAGAGAATTTGCTAGCCTTAAATCACTCTTCACAAAACTTAAAAGTAATTATGCTGATTTTACTACCCTTTCTATGGGTATGAGCGGGGATTATAACATCGCAATTGAAGAAGGCAGCACCATGGTACGTATAGGAAGTAGTATCTTTGGGTCAAGAAATTAA
- a CDS encoding 3-hydroxybutyryl-CoA dehydrogenase, producing the protein MNTIAVIGAGTMGNGIAHVFAQNGFQVHLIDVSKEALDRGLATIAKNLDRMVAKEKITTSDKENTLSNIKSFTELKAGVSKADLAIEAATENVTIKLKIFKELDDVCDANTILASNTSSISITQIAAATSRPEKVIGMHFMNPVPIMKLVEIIRGYSTSNETTTAIMELSKKLGKTPTEVNDYPGFVANRILMPMINEAIETLHHGVAGVEEIDTVMKLGMAHPMGPLQLADFIGLDVCLSILNVMHDGFKNPKYAPSPLLVNMVMAGKKGVKSGEGFYDYAESRKAEVVSSQFTN; encoded by the coding sequence ATGAATACAATAGCAGTTATAGGCGCAGGTACAATGGGTAACGGTATAGCCCACGTATTTGCTCAAAACGGATTTCAGGTTCACTTAATTGATGTTTCTAAAGAAGCCTTAGATAGAGGTCTTGCTACCATAGCCAAGAATTTGGACAGAATGGTAGCTAAAGAAAAAATAACTACATCTGATAAAGAGAATACACTATCGAATATCAAATCTTTTACAGAATTGAAAGCGGGTGTATCAAAGGCTGATCTTGCCATTGAAGCTGCCACAGAAAATGTGACCATCAAGTTAAAAATTTTCAAAGAGCTTGATGATGTTTGTGATGCAAATACCATTTTAGCCTCCAACACTTCTTCTATTTCCATAACTCAAATAGCTGCTGCAACTAGTAGACCTGAAAAGGTTATTGGAATGCATTTTATGAATCCTGTTCCGATTATGAAATTGGTAGAGATTATTAGAGGTTACAGCACTTCTAACGAAACAACTACTGCTATTATGGAGCTTTCTAAGAAATTAGGAAAAACTCCGACCGAGGTTAACGACTATCCCGGTTTCGTTGCAAACAGAATTTTAATGCCTATGATTAATGAGGCTATTGAAACCTTACATCATGGCGTTGCAGGTGTTGAAGAAATAGACACAGTAATGAAATTAGGTATGGCACACCCTATGGGACCGCTACAGTTAGCAGATTTTATAGGATTAGATGTTTGTCTATCTATATTGAATGTGATGCATGATGGATTCAAAAACCCAAAATACGCTCCATCTCCCTTACTAGTAAATATGGTAATGGCAGGAAAAAAAGGAGTAAAATCTGGAGAAGGTTTTTATGACTACGCTGAAAGCAGAAAAGCTGAAGTAGTATCAAGCCAATTTACAAACTAG
- a CDS encoding Gfo/Idh/MocA family protein gives MLKVGVLGAGHLGKIHLRLLNESKKYELIGFHDADSSNGEKVSSEFGYTYFKNLDDLIDAVDVVDIVTPTLSHYDCAKKAIEKSKHIFIEKPITHTIEEANSLLALEKEYGVKGQVGHVERFNPAFTSVKNAIKEPMFIEAHRLAEFNPRGTDVPVVLDLMIHDIDAILSVVNSEVIQVNASGVSVISQSPDIANARLEFANGCVANLTASRISLKNMRKSRFFQKDAYISVDFLEKKVEVVKMKDAPEAPGDFDMILQNAEGIKKQIYFENPSIETNNAILDELESFADAINNDTTPVVSLKQGTQALKVALQIIAAFNPKKI, from the coding sequence ATGCTAAAAGTTGGTGTTTTAGGAGCTGGGCATCTAGGTAAAATCCACCTTAGACTTCTAAACGAATCTAAAAAATATGAACTGATAGGGTTTCACGATGCCGATAGTTCAAACGGAGAAAAAGTAAGTTCAGAATTCGGGTATACTTATTTCAAAAACCTCGATGATTTAATTGATGCCGTTGATGTTGTTGATATCGTAACTCCTACTCTTTCACATTACGATTGTGCTAAAAAGGCTATTGAAAAAAGTAAGCATATTTTCATCGAAAAACCTATCACTCATACTATAGAAGAAGCTAATTCACTTCTTGCCTTAGAAAAAGAATACGGAGTGAAAGGACAAGTGGGACATGTAGAACGTTTTAACCCTGCTTTTACTTCTGTAAAAAACGCTATCAAAGAACCGATGTTCATTGAAGCACATAGACTGGCTGAATTTAACCCTAGAGGTACTGATGTGCCTGTAGTTTTAGATTTAATGATTCATGATATCGACGCTATTTTAAGTGTTGTAAATTCTGAAGTTATACAGGTTAATGCTAGCGGAGTTTCAGTTATTAGTCAATCGCCAGATATTGCAAATGCCAGATTAGAGTTTGCAAATGGTTGTGTTGCTAATTTAACAGCTAGTAGAATTTCTTTGAAAAACATGAGAAAATCGCGCTTCTTTCAAAAGGACGCCTATATCTCAGTAGATTTTCTAGAAAAGAAGGTTGAAGTTGTAAAAATGAAAGATGCCCCAGAAGCACCGGGAGATTTCGACATGATTTTACAGAATGCTGAAGGCATTAAAAAGCAGATTTATTTTGAGAATCCGTCTATAGAAACCAACAATGCCATTTTAGATGAACTCGAATCTTTTGCCGACGCAATCAACAACGATACAACCCCAGTAGTAAGTTTAAAACAAGGTACACAAGCACTAAAAGTTGCTTTACAAATTATCGCAGCATTTAATCCAAAGAAAATATGA
- a CDS encoding protein-L-isoaspartate(D-aspartate) O-methyltransferase, with protein MKDTLKHRGMRNHLAQVLIDKGIADKKVLDAVREIPRHLFIDSSFEGHAYQNKAFPIAANQTISHPYTVAFQTELLEIEPGQKVLEIGTGSGYQTAVLLKLKVKVYTVERQLELFKKTNLFFKKMGYRPKQVIFGDGYKGLPKEAPFDRIIVTAGAPAVPKALLAQLKVGGRLVIPIGFEEQIMTLFVRTTEKEFTKTEYGSFRFVPLLENKN; from the coding sequence TTGAAAGATACCTTAAAACACAGGGGAATGCGCAACCATTTAGCGCAAGTATTGATAGACAAAGGAATAGCTGATAAAAAAGTGCTAGATGCCGTTAGAGAGATACCTAGACATTTATTTATTGACAGTAGTTTTGAGGGGCATGCCTATCAAAACAAAGCGTTTCCTATTGCTGCAAACCAAACAATTTCACATCCATACACCGTTGCTTTTCAAACGGAATTGCTAGAAATCGAACCCGGACAAAAAGTTTTGGAAATTGGTACGGGTAGTGGGTATCAAACAGCTGTTCTTTTAAAACTAAAGGTTAAAGTGTATACTGTTGAAAGACAGTTAGAGCTATTCAAGAAAACGAATCTCTTTTTTAAGAAGATGGGTTATAGACCTAAACAAGTAATTTTTGGCGATGGTTATAAAGGCTTACCAAAAGAAGCACCTTTTGATCGTATAATAGTAACTGCCGGTGCACCAGCAGTACCAAAAGCATTATTAGCTCAATTAAAAGTAGGAGGTAGGTTAGTAATACCTATTGGTTTTGAAGAACAAATAATGACCTTATTTGTGAGAACCACAGAAAAAGAATTCACGAAAACTGAATACGGGTCTTTTAGATTTGTGCCTTTACTAGAAAATAAAAATTAA
- the smpB gene encoding SsrA-binding protein SmpB: protein MQNTINIKNKRARFEYELLDKFTAGIVLAGTEIKAIREGRASISESFCEFNDRDELFVINMQIDEYSHASHFNHKPKAERKLLLQKRELKKLSKEVNTSGLTIVPLRVFVNERGFAKMQIALAKGKKLYDKRESIKDRDNKRDLDRIKKDFNN from the coding sequence ATGCAGAATACAATAAACATTAAGAATAAAAGAGCTCGTTTTGAATATGAGCTTTTAGATAAATTTACCGCAGGTATCGTTCTTGCAGGTACTGAGATTAAGGCTATACGAGAAGGTAGAGCTTCTATCTCAGAGAGTTTTTGTGAGTTCAACGATAGAGATGAGCTATTTGTAATTAATATGCAAATAGATGAGTATTCTCATGCATCTCATTTTAACCATAAACCTAAGGCAGAGCGTAAATTACTTCTACAAAAAAGAGAGCTTAAAAAACTCAGCAAAGAAGTAAACACATCTGGTTTAACCATTGTTCCACTTCGTGTATTTGTTAATGAAAGAGGTTTTGCAAAAATGCAGATTGCATTGGCAAAAGGTAAAAAGCTTTACGATAAAAGAGAGTCTATCAAGGACCGAGACAACAAGAGAGACCTTGATCGTATTAAAAAAGATTTTAATAATTAA
- a CDS encoding SixA phosphatase family protein produces the protein MKAFKFVLFILLAINLSCKDEPVIDRSQEQTSISTFYLIRHAEKDRSNPDDSDPELNQKGLGRAMHWAEILADTELNAIYSTDYNRTAMTAAPTSVKQNIDVQYYDPSMIDIAQFKTDNLNNNVLVVGHSNTTPEFVNKLIDEQKYFDIDDSENGTLFIVKIINGTSSVEKLIFNCNCPD, from the coding sequence ATGAAAGCATTCAAATTTGTTCTTTTTATTTTGCTAGCAATCAATCTTTCTTGCAAAGATGAACCAGTAATTGATAGATCCCAAGAACAAACTTCAATTTCTACATTTTACCTTATTAGACATGCAGAAAAGGACAGAAGTAATCCTGATGATTCTGACCCTGAGTTAAACCAAAAAGGATTAGGTAGAGCTATGCATTGGGCAGAAATTCTTGCCGATACAGAATTAAACGCTATTTATTCTACTGACTACAATAGAACAGCAATGACTGCTGCACCGACTTCTGTAAAGCAAAATATCGATGTTCAATATTACGACCCTAGTATGATCGATATTGCACAATTTAAAACAGACAATTTAAATAACAACGTTTTAGTTGTTGGTCACAGCAACACTACACCTGAGTTTGTTAATAAATTAATTGATGAGCAAAAGTATTTTGATATTGATGATAGTGAGAACGGAACACTATTTATTGTCAAAATCATCAATGGTACATCTTCGGTAGAAAAACTTATTTTCAATTGTAACTGTCCCGATTAA